Below is a genomic region from Gadus morhua chromosome 4, gadMor3.0, whole genome shotgun sequence.
CAGcatgagtcctcatgtggatcttcaggtcggTTTCCaaactgaagcgcttcgtgcattggtcacacctgtagggcttctccctgcGGTGAGTCATCAGATGGCGCTTCAGCTGTGTTGTCCGACCgaagcgcttcatgcattggtcacacttgtagggcttctcgccggagtgagtcatCATGTGGCGCTTCAGGCTGCATCGATCTTTGAAGCGcgtcgtgcattggtcacacatgtagggcttctcgtcggagtgagtcctcatatggatcttcaggttgcctttccgactgaagcgcttcttgcattggtcacacttgtagggctgctccccggagtgagtcatcAGATGGCGCTTCAGCTGTGTTGTCCGACCgaagcgcttcatgcattggtcacacagGTAGGGCTTCTCgtcggagtgagtcctcatatGGATCTTCAGTTGGTTTTTCGAAAAGAAttgcttcgtgcattggtcacactcgTAGGgattctccccggagtgagtcatcATGTGGAGCTTCAGGTGACATTTCTTACGGTAGCGCTTCGTGCAtcggtcacacttgtagggcttctccccagagtgaatCCTCATGTGGGTGTTCAGAAGGCCTCTCAGAccgaagcgcttcgtgcattggtcacacttgtagggcttctccccagagtgagtcctcatgtggatcgtCAGGGAGCATTGCCATTTGAAGCGCctcatgcattggtcgcacccGTACTGCTCCTCGTCCGCGTGGTTCCTCATGTGGACGATCATATTGGCATTGTTGGGAATAACCTTTCCGCAcaagacaccgggccggcccttacggccgccctgatgcccagtcagctcctcaaggcggacgagccgtacgctgcagttcaggctcttggccacgctgtggtcagcggacagcgagctcaaggcctccgGTTCTGACGCAGCGAGGAGgttgtcatggccgtccaccgccagagGGCCCTGCCCTtgtccgtagacgctcaggatgCGCAGCTCCCAGCTGTGACTggccatgtgggaggagccaggggcgtccacacgcagactctccgaggtggcgccgcgctgcgtgctgcgGTCTCTAATGTCACTGCCGTCTTCTTGAGTGaagaaaacaaagacagagagaaagtaaaggtttttaatacattatttgcacaaaGGGATCCAGTATGTCATATGTacatacttgtgtgtgtattggaagaattatattttgacattctttctttctaacttctatttgttgatTCATGCATTTTCCTTGTCCCCCttgggggggtcaagggtcaaaggctCCAGCTGAGAAGGCACCGCTATGTCTCCGCCGTTTAAGGATGAGGGGAGGTCATAAAGACACAACCCAGGTCATCTGTTGTTTCCTATCACCCGTTTTACCAAGACTGTAGTTATATTGGGAGCTGATTCAGCATTCCTGACACCTGTTTGCCATGAAGAAGATGTAAATCATTCTACTATGACAGGGATGGGCACGCAcataatttttataaaaaaaagaaaaaaaagaatcgagttacagaaaacttggttaagaaagaagaaaagctgAGTATCTGTTCATaaaattcaaaggcaaacccatgtgtCTAGTGTGCTTAGcagcgatatcagtcatgaaggatttccacttaagtcgccactacaactactacaactgccctgaagtgaatatcatgcttgttgggtttgagttcattgagttgttgcgcttaatgttgggccactgtttttcagtttagtgacgtcattgaatgatgatgtatgtgagccctttgcactgatcaaaatactaaccaatcatgttgctgttGAGCATGGaatacatgaaatgaatgtatgttggttcaatcacCATACCATACATAGGTTATGAATCTGGAAGATTTTGTAGGTAGTGGTAATTCAATGTGTAGCTGCTCTCAGTTTACGTCTGGTTGAAGTGCACAGTCacatggccctctgatggtgaagatgaagaattgtggccctctttatcatg
It encodes:
- the LOC115541302 gene encoding zinc finger protein 431 isoform X2, producing MPAVDGSDIRDRSTQRGATSESLRVDAPGSSHMASHSWELRILSVYGQGQGPLAVDGHDNLLAASEPEALSSLSADHSVAKSLNCSVRLVRLEELTGHQGGRKGRPGVLCGKVIPNNANMIVHMRNHADEEQYGCDQCMRRFKWQCSLTIHMRTHSGEKPYKCDQCTKRFGLRGLLNTHMRIHSGEKPYKCDRCTKRYRKKCHLKLHMMTHSGENPYECDQCTKQFFSKNQLKIHMRTHSDEKPYLCDQCMKRFGRTTQLKRHLMTHSGEQPYKCDQCKKRFSRKGNLKIHMRTHSDEKPYMCDQCTTRFKDRCSLKRHMMTHSGEKPYKCDQCMKRFGRTTQLKRHLMTHRREKPYRCDQCTKRFSLETDLKIHMRTHAGEKLYGCDQCTKRFQHQGGLKIHIRTHSGRTTQLKHHLMTHSGEQPYKCDQCKKRFSRKGNLKIHMTTHSDEKPYMCDQCTTRFKDRCSLKRHMMTHSGEKPYKCDQCMKRFGRTTQLKRHLMTHRREKPYKCDQCTKRFSLETDLKIHMRTHAGEKLYGCDQCTKRFKHQGSLKIHIRTHSGRTTQLKRHLMTHSGEQPYKCDQCKKRFSRKGNLKIHMRTHSDEKPYMCDQCTTRFKDRCSLKRHMMTHSGEKPYKCDQCMKRFGRTTQLKRHLMTHRREKLYGCDQCTKRFQHQGSLKIHIRTHSGEKPYKCDQCTKRYSHCSALKTHMRTHPR
- the LOC115541302 gene encoding zinc finger protein 431 isoform X1, with the translated sequence MPAVEDGSDIRDRSTQRGATSESLRVDAPGSSHMASHSWELRILSVYGQGQGPLAVDGHDNLLAASEPEALSSLSADHSVAKSLNCSVRLVRLEELTGHQGGRKGRPGVLCGKVIPNNANMIVHMRNHADEEQYGCDQCMRRFKWQCSLTIHMRTHSGEKPYKCDQCTKRFGLRGLLNTHMRIHSGEKPYKCDRCTKRYRKKCHLKLHMMTHSGENPYECDQCTKQFFSKNQLKIHMRTHSDEKPYLCDQCMKRFGRTTQLKRHLMTHSGEQPYKCDQCKKRFSRKGNLKIHMRTHSDEKPYMCDQCTTRFKDRCSLKRHMMTHSGEKPYKCDQCMKRFGRTTQLKRHLMTHRREKPYRCDQCTKRFSLETDLKIHMRTHAGEKLYGCDQCTKRFQHQGGLKIHIRTHSGRTTQLKHHLMTHSGEQPYKCDQCKKRFSRKGNLKIHMTTHSDEKPYMCDQCTTRFKDRCSLKRHMMTHSGEKPYKCDQCMKRFGRTTQLKRHLMTHRREKPYKCDQCTKRFSLETDLKIHMRTHAGEKLYGCDQCTKRFKHQGSLKIHIRTHSGRTTQLKRHLMTHSGEQPYKCDQCKKRFSRKGNLKIHMRTHSDEKPYMCDQCTTRFKDRCSLKRHMMTHSGEKPYKCDQCMKRFGRTTQLKRHLMTHRREKLYGCDQCTKRFQHQGSLKIHIRTHSGEKPYKCDQCTKRYSHCSALKTHMRTHPR